In the Clavelina lepadiformis chromosome 8, kaClaLepa1.1, whole genome shotgun sequence genome, one interval contains:
- the LOC143468852 gene encoding uncharacterized protein LOC143468852 isoform X2 — MSRRKQLVPCKVKDSNSKEAAASSNIGRLHQFTDSLLLEKTKKANSENGSMRDGSLLQNDDSLSIDSLISPSSKHATSSISGIKLPSNVMVKAMDSKQSRFSARIRARSLLGKTTTYISNGDSIQIFRREEAFPNFSLGNDIGKRIRNISTDEELVCPICNKSFMSKYGFLTHSEVHNTHNLKCNLCSLSFPTRSTFVEHQMTMHMKKNSNSLSYLPLNMQSTQKSTNSKVTKTTSGFSDLSFVDFSCKNFSAVAESICAKSAHLVTERDRRHFFMCKECNMLFPTVFSLKFHMSKNHDLFYKTPTAKLTMAGKTYILSNDKSAQSVGEEPFNLRSQNAAESNQAINFMKILALTPSAKSVSAPFEEKGNKLVGYGMDNNKVRTSPMVAYLNVPSWLRKQVGGGITCKLDTDTTERPPLKLKLVRRRSSGHKENDECMGLENESNNNYFVDEQAAFRVTDKRRKALSCETCLEVFTTETALGGHKAASMCGIGVRSSKLGRKMYWCRLCNYASFEKSTILRHQRTHTGIRPYSCKFCRIAFTTKANCERHIRKRHSSKVTSDVDVKNSVYCDYDLLRKAKDGEINVRTPSVNSPVARFFSFQCRLCKAAFSSRSNGARHVMTKHDIVNRKGANEVIACVRIPVDQISTQSSAGRQTDADIPQINDRNDLQDTTPRSMNPNLTNTSRSHKRKFTSLEEARPRKAPKLIPLMKIKAYNEASQKMLTYYRKHYNDVLAAVNITDSPNGVRQISSTLLSLLVSTSSLMKHEQAAGKFASDVSSNPNDKMSESMEISEYATPIQKETNRDAGGTIGHLANLDYQQEEYQDMVQLYADGKLDDMTGENSYLDSGSTLDRDGRLASWPIPPSSPQIFPDFSANSSSVPSPDEGKEEETLLHHRENPDLASIKDLVDFAQQSPVLALSDRDSMDNVNSEPENLSSTPNTAPRGKYQIVASKTKSSQARSGRISSDKPPVIWRFIPDPPRKRDERGRYIREDNNNMSALLPSYGNSSRPTMVSMKSKTLPSGTGSIHSRTPERRITYKISKEGMYKGRKCPKCDKVFPWASSLSRHIMTHTGLKPYMCAICSMRFTTRSNLLRHAYRRHGLVRGSEERHNMLVTLSMNEQKEHAEQKVMKLGEGENSVDDSREVSAEEDEAGISEQVNGIPEKETLSQTDLDTTHFNKRYLCGLCRLPFANRSNLCRHLQRLHSITKDHPDFKSLLIKITRGAMPHQRNAPEIAPVSDEIVASTPPAPATPETESNENKEAKPTRFKSFTCSICAIGFTKRNNAARHIQHQHNISRKSENFSQLIIRNLPPDTTTNAVGDQTGADQSTNDQSVDDPEGQELKLELIDEEENNKDDSFNDHPAMEGSPEKVETPETAENEATEETIVVKQEAETSSWPSRRRSATRKKVGDSSNRDYEKPSKLAKQKKRDNRLAQFVCGVCKRIYKDVEDLKLHLEEHNIPHPWHCSICGVPFTNKYNCQRHLVRRHGACNMEPIYVEDKCKGPPRNPKKRARSFCR, encoded by the exons ATGTCGCGACGAAAGCAGCTGGTACCCTGCAAAGTGAAAG ATTCAAATTCAAAAGAAGCTGCCGCATCCTCAAATATTGGCAGGCTTCACCAGTTCACAGATTCCTTACTTCTTGAAAAGACTAAGAAAGCAAATTCAGAAAATG GATCTATGCGGGATGGATCATTGCTTCAAAATGATGATAGTCTTTCCATAGATAGCTTGATTTCCCCAAGCTCCAAGCATGCAACCAGTTC TATTTCAGGTATAAAATTGCCTTCCAATGTGATGGTAAAGGCAATGGACTCGAAACAATCACGTTTTTCTGCAAGAATCAGAGCTCGTTCTCTGCTGGGAAAAACTACAACTTACATAAGCAATGGGGACTCCATACAAATTTTTCGTAGAGAAGAAGCATTTCCA AATTTCAGTCTTGGTAATGACATTGGAAAACGAATTCGAAATATTTCAACCGATGAAGAACTAGTATGTccaatttgcaacaaatcatTTATGTCAAAGTATGGTTTCCTGACACATTCGGAAGTCCACAACACACATAATTTGAA GTGTAATCTGTGCAGTTTGAGTTTTCCCACACGTTCAACTTTCGTTGAACATCAAATGACAATGCATATGAAGAAGAACAGTAATTCCTTGTCTTATCTTCCATTGAACATGCAAAGCACACAGAAGTCAACGAACTCCAAAGTGACCAAAACCACAAGCGGATTTAGTGATCTTTCATTTGTTgacttttcttgtaaaaactTCTCTGCTGTTGCTGAG aGCATTTGTGCCAAGAGTGCTCACCTGGTCACAGAGAGAGACCGAAGACATTTTTTCATGTGCAAGGAGTGCAATATGCTGTTTCCTACCGTCTTCTCGCTCAAATTTCACATGAGCAAAAATcatgatttattttataagACACCCACTGCCAAACTAACTATGGCCGGAAAGACATACATTCTGAGCAATGATAAATCAGCACAAAGTGTTGGCGAGGAACCGTTTAACTTGCGTTCGCAAAATGCTGCAGAATCAAACCAGGCAATTAACTTCATGAAGATTCTTGCATTGACGCCTTCTGCTAAATCAGTTTCAG CTCCATTTGAAGAAAAGGGCAATAAATTGGTCGGCTATGGTATGGATAACAATAAAGTACGCACTTCTCCAATGGTTGCGTACCTGAATGTACCATCGTGGCTACGCAAACAAGTTGGAGGTGGAATAACGTGCAAACTAGACACAG ATACAACTGAAAGGCCTCCATTGAAGCTCAAGCTGGTCAGACGACGTTCGTCGGGACACAAAGAAAACGACGAATGCATGGGGTTAGAAAACGAAAGCAACAACAATTATTTTGTGGATGAGCAAGCAG CCTTTCGGGTAACGGACAAAAGGCGAAAAGCCTTGTCATGCGAAACATGTTTGGAGGTCTTTACTACTGAAACTGCTTTAGGTGGACACAAAGCAGCGAGTATGTGTGGCATTGGTGTACGCTCTTCCAAACTGGGAAGAAAGATGTACTGGTGTCGACTGTGCAACTACGCTTCGTTTGAAAAAAGCACAATTTTAAG ACATCAGCGGACACACACCGGTATTCGACCATATTCTTGCAAGTTTTGTCGCATCGCTTTCACAACCAAAGCGAACTGTGAACGTCACATTCGCAAACGTCACTCGTCCAAAGTCACATCAGACGTAGACGTCAAAAACTCT GTCTATTGTGATTACGATCTCCTAAGAAAAGCCAAAGATGGCGAAATTAATGTGCGAACACCGTCTGTGAACAGTCCCGTTGCACGTTTTTTCAG TTTTCAGTGTCGGTTGTGTAAAGCTGCCTTCAGCTCTCGAAGCAATGGTGCTCGTCACGTGATGACCAAACACGACATTGTGAACAGGAAAGGAGCGAACGAAGTAATAGCTTGCGTCAGAATACCAGTTGACCAAATATCCACCCAGAGCAGCGCGGGCAGGCAAACTGACGCAG ACATACCACAGATAAATGATCGCAATGATCTACAAGACACAACGCCAAGAAGTATGAATCCCAACTTGACAAAT ACAAGCAGATcgcacaaaagaaaatttacatcTTTGGAGGAAGCTCGTCCGAGAAAAGCGCCAAAACTGATTCCATTGATGAAGATAAAAGCTTACAACGAAGCTTCGCAAAAGATGCTTACTTACTATCGCAAACATTACAATGACGTTCTTGCTGCTGTCAATATTACCG ATTCACCCAACGGAGTGCGGCAGATTTCATCCACACTTCTCTCATTGCTTGTCTCAACCTCGTCATTAATGAAACATGAGCAGGCGGCCGGGAAATTTGCCTCTGACGTCAGCTCTAATCCGAATGACAAGATGTCAGAGTCAATGGAGATTTCCGAGTACGCGACCCCGATTCAGAAAGAAACGAATCGTGATGCTGGTGGAACAATCGGACATCTAGCAAACCTCGACTACCAGCAAG AGGAATATCAGGACATGGTCCAGCTTTATGCTGATGGCAAACTAGACGATATGACCGGCGAAAATTCTTACCTGGACAGTGGTTCAACTCTTGATCGAGACGGACGCTTAGCGTCGTGGCCCATACCCCCAAGTTCCCCCCAAATCTTCCCCGATTTCAGCGCGAACAGCTCCTCTGTTCCATCGCCAGATGAAG GAAAGGAAGAGGAAACGCTCCTGCATCACCGGGAGAACCCGGATTTAGCAAGCATCAAGGATCTTGTGGATTTCGCCCAGCAGTCGCCTGTTTTGGCTCTATCCG ACCGGGACAGCATGGATAACGTAAACAGCGAACCCGAAAATCTCTCTAGCACGCCCAACACTGCACCTCGCGGAAAGTATCAAATCGTTGCTTCGAAAACTAAGTCATCGCAG GCGAGATCGGGTCGGATTTCCAGTGACAAGCCTCCAGTAATCTGGAGATTCATTCCTGACCCACCAAGGAAAAGAGATGAACGTGGCAG ATACATTCGAgaagataataataatatgagCGCGTTGCTGCCATCTTACGGCAATAGTTCCCGGCCGACGATGGTTTCAATGAAAAGTAAAACTCTGCCTTCAG GCACTGGTTCTATCCACTCAAGAACTCCAGAAAGAAGAATCACTTATAAAATAAGTAAAGAGGGAATGTATAAAGGTCGAAAGTGTCCCAAGTGCGACAAAGTCTTCCCGTGGGCATCCTCACTAAGTCGCCATATAATGACTCACACAGGATTAAAG CCTTATATGTGTGCGATATGCTCGATGAGATTTACAACGCGTTCCAATTTATTGCGTCACGCATACCGACGTCACGGCTTGGTACGTGGCTCAGAAGAGAGGCACAATATGCTGGTGACATTATCCATGAACGAACAAAAGGAGCACGCCGAACAGAAGGTTATGAAGTTGGGCGAAGGAGAAAATTCGGTTGACGACTCACGCGAG GTTAGTGCAGAAGAAGATGAAGCCGGGATCTCCGAGCAAGTGAATGGAATCCCTGAAAAAGAGACGCTGTCTCAAACCGACCTCGACACTACTCATTTTAATAAA CGGTATCTCTGTGGTCTGTGTAGATTGCCCTTCGCCAACCGATCCAATCTTTGCCGCCATCTTCAGAGGTTGCACAGCATCACGAAGGACCATCCTGACTTCAAG AGtttgttgataaaaataacGAGAGGTGCCATGCCGCATCAGCGTAATGCTCCAGAGATTGCTCCGGTATCAGATGAGATCGTCGCTTCAACTCCTCCAGCTCCAGCTACTCCGGAAACTGAAAGTAACGAAAATAAAGAAGCCAAGCCAACCCGCTTCAAG AGCTTCACGTGTAGTATTTGTGCAATCGGTTTCACCAAAAGGAACAACGCAGCCAGGCACATTCAACATCAGCATAACATCAGTCGAAAATCGGAGAACTTCAGCCAATTAATCATTCGCAATTTGCCACCTGATACAACAACGAATGCTGTTGGTGACCAGACGGGCGCTGACCAATCAACAAATGACCAGTCAGTGGATGACCCAGAGGGCCAAGAG CTCAAATTGGAACTGATTGATGAGGAGGAGAACAACAAAGACGATTCTTTCAATGATCATCCGGCAATGGAAGGAAGCCCAGAAAAAGTGGAAACCCCGGAAACGGCTGAAAACGAGGCAACAGAGGAAACGATAGTTGTGAAACAAGAAGCTGAAACATCGTCTTGGCCAAGCCGTCGTCGCTCGGCCACGCGGAAAAAG GTCGGTGATTCGAGTAATAGGGATTATGAAAAACCGTCGAAACTTGCAAAGCAGAAAAAAAGGGATAATAGG CTAGCTCAGTTTGTATGCGGAGTGTGCAAGAGGATTTACAAAGATGTGGAGGACTTGAAGCTTCACCTGGAGGAGCACAACATCCCCCATCCTTGGCACTGCTCGATTTGTGGTGTTCCATttactaataa aTATAATTGTCAACGTCACTTGGTTCGTCGTCATGGTGCGTGCAACATGGAACCAATCTATGTGGAAGATAAATGCAAGGGGCCTCCTAGGAACCCGAAGAAACGCGCTCGTTCTTTTTGTCGCTAG